One part of the Streptomyces sp. AM 2-1-1 genome encodes these proteins:
- a CDS encoding MFS transporter — protein MLEKTTEESTGPATLSERPGVESGSPAPVVPPWLPRLLAAGLVVAALNLRPAITSLGSLLEEVRDGLHMSGGVAGALTSVPQLCFAVFGITAPRLARRFGPATVVLAGMAAITAGLLIRPFTGSTAGFLLASTLALMGIAVSNVLMPVIVKRWFPDRVGSMTGLYSMALALGTSLAAAATVPLTDALGGSWRTGLGVWAALGVLGVLVWIPLAWNRARVPGEGAYTGSASADPRPAPAAFRISRSSTAWALACFFGLQGTAAYITMGWMPQIFRDAGISASTAGVLLAVTMVMGVPLAFVIPRVAARMRTQGPVVVVLGLCGLAGYAGLYLAPAGGAWAWAVLLGVSNCAFPLALTMIGMRARTGAGVARLSVFAQSTGYLISIPGPLLVGVLNEHSGGWGLPIAFMAALMVPQIVAGVLAGRDRTIDGRG, from the coding sequence ATGCTGGAGAAAACGACCGAGGAATCCACCGGCCCGGCCACCTTGTCCGAGCGGCCCGGCGTCGAGTCCGGGTCGCCCGCCCCGGTGGTCCCCCCGTGGCTGCCGCGCCTCCTCGCCGCCGGTCTGGTCGTGGCCGCGCTCAACCTCCGCCCGGCCATCACCAGCCTCGGCTCCCTCCTCGAAGAGGTGCGCGACGGACTCCACATGAGCGGCGGTGTCGCCGGCGCGCTCACCTCGGTGCCCCAGCTCTGCTTCGCCGTCTTCGGGATCACCGCCCCCCGCCTCGCCCGCCGGTTCGGCCCGGCGACGGTCGTCCTCGCCGGCATGGCCGCGATCACCGCGGGCCTGCTGATCCGTCCCTTCACCGGCTCCACCGCCGGATTCCTGCTGGCCAGCACCCTCGCCCTGATGGGCATCGCCGTCAGCAACGTCCTGATGCCGGTGATCGTCAAGCGCTGGTTCCCCGACCGCGTCGGTTCGATGACCGGCCTCTACTCGATGGCCCTCGCGCTCGGCACCTCCCTCGCGGCGGCGGCCACCGTCCCGCTCACCGACGCCCTGGGCGGCAGCTGGCGGACCGGTCTCGGCGTCTGGGCCGCGCTCGGCGTCCTCGGCGTGCTGGTCTGGATCCCGCTGGCCTGGAACCGCGCCCGCGTCCCGGGGGAGGGGGCGTACACCGGCAGCGCCTCCGCGGACCCGCGGCCGGCGCCCGCCGCCTTCCGGATCTCCCGCAGCTCGACCGCCTGGGCCCTCGCCTGCTTCTTCGGTCTCCAGGGAACCGCCGCGTACATCACCATGGGGTGGATGCCCCAGATCTTCCGGGACGCGGGGATCTCGGCGTCCACCGCGGGGGTCCTGCTCGCGGTCACCATGGTCATGGGCGTGCCGCTCGCCTTCGTCATCCCGCGGGTCGCCGCCCGGATGCGTACCCAGGGGCCCGTCGTCGTCGTCCTGGGCCTCTGCGGCCTCGCCGGATACGCCGGGCTCTACCTCGCCCCGGCGGGCGGCGCCTGGGCCTGGGCGGTGCTGCTCGGCGTCTCCAACTGCGCCTTCCCGCTCGCCCTCACGATGATCGGCATGCGGGCCCGCACCGGCGCGGGGGTCGCCCGCCTCTCGGTGTTCGCCCAGTCCACCGGCTACCTCATCTCGATCCCGGGCCCGCTGCTGGTCGGCGTGCTCAACGAGCACAGCGGCGGCTGGGGTCTGCCCATCGCCTTCATGGCGGCGCTGATGGTCCCCCAGATCGTGGCGGGAGTACTCGCCGGACGGGACCGGACGATCGACGGCCGGGGGTGA
- a CDS encoding SGM_5486 family transporter-associated protein codes for MPVLDPNPQNGQKKLLLVLGAMLLITLIIGVIATVFSP; via the coding sequence ATGCCAGTGCTCGATCCGAACCCCCAGAACGGCCAGAAGAAGCTCCTCCTCGTGCTCGGGGCCATGCTTCTCATCACCCTGATCATCGGAGTCATCGCGACGGTCTTCTCCCCCTGA
- a CDS encoding histidine phosphatase family protein, translating to MSVDTPRRIVLLRHAKAEWSQASDHERPLAERGRKDAPVAGRKLADSGIAFDLALCSTATRTRETWKLAVHEFAQRPRTVYEERLYDASLGELVALLNETPDEVRNLLVIGHNPSMHGAADALAGSADGDVLARMNRDGFPTAAYAVLEFPGSWKGVELGAGRLTDYWRPLG from the coding sequence ATGAGCGTCGACACACCTCGCAGGATCGTTCTTCTCCGGCACGCGAAGGCGGAATGGTCGCAAGCGTCCGACCACGAGCGGCCGCTGGCCGAGCGCGGACGCAAGGACGCGCCCGTGGCCGGACGCAAGCTCGCCGACTCCGGCATCGCATTCGACCTCGCGCTGTGCTCGACCGCCACCAGAACGCGGGAGACCTGGAAACTGGCGGTCCACGAGTTCGCGCAGCGTCCCCGGACCGTGTACGAGGAGCGGTTGTACGACGCCTCCCTCGGGGAGCTCGTCGCTCTGCTCAACGAGACGCCCGACGAGGTGCGCAACCTCCTCGTCATCGGCCACAACCCCTCCATGCACGGTGCGGCGGACGCTCTGGCGGGCTCGGCCGACGGCGATGTCCTGGCCCGGATGAACCGGGACGGATTTCCCACCGCGGCCTACGCCGTCCTGGAGTTCCCCGGATCGTGGAAGGGTGTCGAACTCGGCGCCGGCCGCCTCACCGACTACTGGCGGCCCCTGGGCTGA
- the serB gene encoding phosphoserine phosphatase SerB — MSASQSPPPPSSPELAGSRPGSDSPTLLVKIFGKDRPGITAGLFDTLAAYAVDVVDIEQVVTRGRIVLCALVTAPTADGTSEGDLRATVHSWAESLKLQAEIISGTGDNRPRGDGRSHVTVLGNPLTAESTAAIAARITSTGANIDRIFRLAKYPVTAVEFAVSGAGTEELRTALAVGAAQIGVDVAVMSAGLSRRAQRLVVMDVDSTLIQDEVIELFAAHAGCEKEVAAVTEQAMRGELDFEQSLHARVALLAGLDESVVEKVRAEVRLTPGARTLIRTLKRLGYQVGVVSGGFTQVTDDLKERLGLDFAAANTLEVVDGKLTGHVIGDVVDRAGKARLLRRFAEQAGVPLAQTVAIGDGANDLDMLNTAGLGVAFNAKPVVRQAAHTAVNVPFLDTVLYLLGISREEVEAADAS; from the coding sequence ATGAGCGCATCGCAGTCACCTCCGCCCCCCTCGTCCCCCGAGCTCGCCGGGTCCCGTCCGGGCAGCGACTCCCCCACTCTCCTCGTGAAGATCTTCGGGAAGGACCGCCCAGGCATCACTGCGGGGCTCTTCGACACGCTCGCCGCCTACGCGGTGGACGTCGTGGACATCGAGCAGGTCGTCACGCGTGGCCGGATCGTGCTGTGCGCGCTGGTGACCGCCCCGACCGCCGACGGGACCAGCGAGGGCGATCTGCGGGCGACCGTGCACAGCTGGGCGGAGTCGCTGAAGCTGCAGGCCGAGATCATCTCGGGGACGGGCGACAACCGCCCGCGCGGAGACGGGCGTTCGCACGTCACCGTGCTGGGCAACCCGCTGACGGCGGAGTCGACCGCCGCCATAGCGGCCAGGATCACCTCGACCGGCGCCAACATCGACCGCATCTTCCGGCTCGCCAAGTACCCGGTGACCGCTGTGGAGTTCGCGGTCTCCGGGGCGGGCACCGAGGAGCTGCGGACCGCGCTCGCGGTCGGCGCGGCGCAGATCGGTGTGGACGTCGCGGTGATGTCGGCCGGGCTGAGCCGTCGTGCGCAGCGCCTGGTGGTGATGGACGTGGACTCCACGCTGATCCAGGACGAGGTGATCGAGCTCTTCGCCGCGCACGCGGGCTGCGAGAAGGAGGTCGCGGCGGTGACCGAGCAGGCGATGCGCGGGGAGCTGGACTTCGAGCAGTCCCTGCACGCCCGGGTCGCCCTGCTGGCCGGGCTCGACGAGTCCGTGGTGGAGAAGGTGCGCGCCGAGGTGCGGCTGACCCCCGGGGCCCGCACCCTCATCCGTACGCTGAAGCGACTCGGCTACCAGGTGGGTGTCGTTTCGGGTGGGTTCACCCAGGTCACGGACGACCTCAAGGAGCGGCTCGGGCTGGACTTCGCCGCCGCCAACACGCTGGAGGTCGTCGACGGGAAGCTGACCGGTCACGTGATCGGCGACGTGGTGGACCGCGCGGGCAAGGCCCGGCTGCTGCGCCGCTTCGCCGAGCAGGCGGGCGTCCCGCTGGCGCAGACGGTCGCGATCGGGGACGGCGCCAACGATCTCGACATGCTGAACACGGCCGGCCTCGGGGTGGCGTTCAACGCCAAGCCGGTCGTCCGGCAGGCCGCGCACACCGCGGTGAACGTGCCGTTCCTGGACACCGTCCTCTATCTGCTGGGCATCTCCCGGGAAGAGGTCGAGGCGGCCGACGCTTCCTGA
- a CDS encoding FHA domain-containing protein has translation MGRGVPELVLELNGRTWTLDPSRSYTLGRDPQGDLTFEDARVSWRHATIGWSGNGWVVEDHGSTNGTYVGGSRVQRTAVGPGTEVRLGNATDGPSIRLTAPAGAPGQPQAGPAPQAAPHRAPAQQAAPSYGAPGPQAPYQPPAAPAPQHPWQQPGPAAKVPHQQGAPAGAGGAVHGDRSPTTFHQLALGRVMRIGRALENELVVSDLQVSRHHAEFHATPDGRFEIRDLGSHNGTYVNGQQLHKSGSAFLGPNDIVGVGHSTFRLVGDRLEEFVDTGEVTFSARHLTVTVDGGKQILKDVSFGVPEKSLVAVIGPSGSGKSTLLKALTGYRPADQGDVLYDNRDLYKQFAELRQRIGLVPQDDILHKELTVTKALKYAAKLRFPADTTAAERQSRIQEVLVELKLDIHKDKKVTSLSGGQRKRVSVALELLTKPSLIFLDEPTSGLDPGMDRDVMQLLRGLADDGRTVLVVTHSVAELAICDKLLVMAPGGSVAYFGPPEEALNFFGYSTWADVFSAFENYRDYDWAGRWRGSQHYQLYAADIDAVAAQPVNTAPPQQLRPPKPQGWTTQLWTLIRRYVSVIASDKGFLGLMVVLPAVLGVVSVVIPAKYGLAAPTGSAKFNGKAGTILLILAVGMCFSGAANSVRELIKERVIYERERATGLSRSAYLMSKVIVLGVITALQGVIICAIGLSTRQLPAEGLVMPPAAEVCLAIIALGFTSMMVGLVISSLVRTAEKTMPLLVMFAIVQVVFTGVLFQIYDSPGLEQFAWLMPSRWAVAAAGATLDLGHLMPPWEPDHPTDLDPLWEHTVGVWATDLTVLVALGVICCFVVARLLRRHEPEVMRK, from the coding sequence GTGGGGCGCGGAGTGCCGGAACTCGTACTGGAATTGAATGGCAGAACCTGGACGCTCGATCCGTCCAGGTCGTACACGCTCGGACGTGATCCCCAGGGGGACCTGACGTTCGAGGACGCCCGGGTGTCGTGGCGGCACGCCACGATCGGCTGGAGCGGGAACGGCTGGGTCGTCGAGGACCACGGCAGCACCAACGGCACCTACGTGGGGGGCAGCCGCGTGCAGCGTACGGCGGTCGGCCCGGGCACCGAGGTGCGGCTCGGCAACGCCACCGACGGGCCGAGCATCCGGCTGACCGCCCCCGCCGGCGCGCCGGGGCAGCCACAGGCCGGACCGGCCCCGCAGGCAGCCCCCCACCGGGCGCCCGCGCAGCAGGCGGCGCCCTCCTACGGGGCTCCCGGGCCGCAGGCCCCCTACCAGCCGCCCGCCGCCCCGGCGCCGCAGCACCCCTGGCAGCAGCCGGGCCCGGCGGCGAAGGTCCCGCACCAGCAGGGCGCCCCGGCGGGTGCCGGGGGAGCGGTGCACGGCGACCGCAGCCCGACCACCTTCCACCAGCTGGCGCTGGGGCGGGTCATGCGCATCGGCCGCGCCCTGGAGAACGAGCTCGTCGTCTCGGACCTGCAGGTCTCGCGCCACCACGCCGAGTTCCACGCGACGCCCGACGGCCGCTTCGAGATACGCGATCTCGGCTCGCACAACGGCACCTACGTCAACGGCCAGCAGCTGCACAAGTCGGGCTCCGCCTTCCTCGGGCCGAACGACATCGTGGGCGTCGGCCACTCCACGTTCCGGCTCGTCGGCGACCGGCTGGAGGAGTTCGTCGACACCGGCGAGGTCACCTTCTCCGCCCGCCACCTCACGGTGACGGTCGACGGGGGCAAGCAGATCCTCAAGGACGTCTCCTTCGGTGTCCCGGAGAAGTCGCTGGTCGCGGTCATCGGCCCGTCCGGCTCCGGCAAGTCCACCCTGCTCAAGGCGCTCACCGGCTACCGCCCCGCCGACCAGGGCGACGTCCTCTACGACAACCGTGACCTCTACAAGCAGTTCGCCGAGCTGCGCCAGCGCATCGGGCTCGTCCCGCAGGACGACATCCTGCACAAGGAGCTCACGGTCACCAAGGCCCTGAAGTACGCGGCCAAGCTGCGCTTCCCCGCCGACACCACCGCGGCCGAGCGGCAGTCCCGCATCCAGGAGGTCCTCGTCGAGCTGAAGCTCGACATCCACAAGGACAAGAAGGTCACCTCCCTCTCCGGCGGGCAGCGCAAGCGCGTCTCGGTCGCCCTGGAGCTGCTGACCAAGCCGTCCCTGATCTTCCTGGACGAACCGACCTCGGGTCTCGACCCCGGCATGGACCGCGACGTCATGCAACTGCTGCGCGGCCTCGCCGACGACGGGCGTACGGTGCTCGTCGTCACCCACTCCGTGGCCGAGCTGGCCATCTGCGACAAGCTGCTCGTCATGGCACCCGGCGGCTCGGTGGCGTACTTCGGACCGCCGGAGGAAGCGCTCAACTTCTTCGGCTACAGCACCTGGGCCGACGTCTTCTCCGCCTTCGAGAACTACCGCGACTACGACTGGGCCGGCCGCTGGCGCGGCTCGCAGCACTACCAGTTGTACGCCGCCGACATCGACGCCGTCGCCGCGCAGCCCGTGAACACGGCTCCGCCGCAGCAGTTGCGGCCGCCCAAGCCGCAGGGCTGGACGACGCAGCTGTGGACCCTGATCCGCCGGTACGTCTCGGTCATCGCCTCCGACAAGGGCTTCCTGGGCCTGATGGTCGTCCTGCCCGCCGTCCTCGGTGTCGTCAGCGTGGTCATCCCGGCGAAGTACGGCCTGGCCGCGCCCACCGGGTCCGCGAAGTTCAACGGCAAGGCCGGCACGATCCTGCTGATCCTCGCGGTCGGCATGTGCTTCTCCGGGGCGGCCAACTCCGTACGGGAACTGATCAAGGAACGCGTCATCTACGAACGGGAACGGGCCACCGGCCTCTCCCGGTCCGCCTACCTGATGTCCAAGGTCATCGTCCTCGGGGTGATCACCGCACTGCAGGGCGTCATCATCTGCGCCATCGGCCTCTCCACCCGGCAGCTGCCCGCGGAAGGGCTCGTGATGCCCCCGGCCGCGGAGGTCTGCCTGGCGATCATCGCGCTCGGCTTCACCTCGATGATGGTGGGCCTGGTCATCTCCTCACTGGTGAGGACCGCCGAGAAGACGATGCCGCTGCTCGTCATGTTCGCGATCGTCCAGGTCGTCTTCACCGGTGTGCTCTTCCAGATCTACGACTCCCCGGGCCTGGAGCAGTTCGCCTGGCTGATGCCGTCCCGCTGGGCCGTGGCCGCGGCCGGGGCCACCCTCGACCTCGGCCACCTCATGCCGCCGTGGGAGCCGGACCACCCCACCGACCTGGACCCGCTGTGGGAGCACACGGTGGGTGTGTGGGCGACCGACCTCACCGTGCTGGTGGCGCTCGGCGTCATCTGCTGCTTCGTGGTCGCCCGACTGCTGCGCCGCCACGAGCCCGAGGTCATGCGCAAGTAG
- a CDS encoding transglycosylase SLT domain-containing protein, which translates to MSVSRICDRTRRLNKAQKLSVAGVSALGVAALTFSLVPGSAQAEGSTASLAASPVVYSSAATGSKQAEAVRNSVIEEHSTAAQLVKAADAAKAKDEAARKKAVEDAKALTDAKARARLDAEAKIKAADRAKARADVGERSSGESASRSAERKPVYADNLNGWIRESLAIMKAKGIPGTYEGLHRNIIRESSGNPQAINDWDINAQNGVPSIGLLQIIKPTFDFYHVSGTVHSQYDPVANITAAANYAADKYGSIDNVDSAY; encoded by the coding sequence ATGTCCGTGTCCCGCATATGTGACCGAACCCGTCGTCTGAACAAGGCGCAGAAGCTCTCCGTCGCCGGCGTCTCCGCGCTGGGGGTCGCCGCCCTGACCTTCTCCCTGGTGCCGGGCAGCGCCCAGGCCGAGGGCAGCACCGCCTCGCTGGCGGCCTCCCCGGTCGTCTACTCCTCGGCGGCAACGGGTTCCAAGCAGGCAGAGGCCGTGCGGAACAGTGTCATCGAGGAGCACTCCACCGCCGCTCAGCTGGTGAAGGCCGCCGACGCCGCCAAGGCGAAGGACGAGGCCGCCCGGAAGAAGGCCGTCGAGGACGCGAAGGCGCTGACCGACGCGAAGGCGCGGGCGCGGCTCGACGCCGAGGCGAAGATCAAGGCGGCCGACCGGGCGAAGGCCAGGGCGGACGTCGGGGAGCGCTCGTCCGGCGAGAGCGCGAGCCGCTCCGCCGAGCGGAAGCCGGTCTACGCCGACAACCTCAACGGCTGGATCCGGGAATCCCTCGCGATCATGAAGGCGAAGGGCATCCCCGGTACGTACGAGGGGCTGCACCGCAACATCATCCGCGAGTCCAGTGGTAACCCGCAGGCCATCAACGACTGGGACATCAACGCCCAGAACGGCGTCCCCTCGATCGGTCTGCTCCAGATCATCAAGCCGACCTTCGACTTCTACCACGTCTCGGGCACGGTCCACAGCCAGTACGACCCGGTCGCCAACATCACCGCCGCGGCGAACTACGCGGCCGACAAGTACGGCTCGATCGACAACGTCGACAGCGCGTACTGA
- a CDS encoding GAF domain-containing sensor histidine kinase, protein MSQLRPSGLAAVSAALLAMSRQLDMRDVLKTIVASARELLDAEYAALGVPDDHGGFAQFVVDGVSDEQWKAIGPLPRQHGILAAMLHEAKPERLADVREDPRFGGWPDAHPDMSDFLGLPIQDGDEIIGALYLANKRCAKPEGSCGFTAEDEELLSILAQHAAIALVNARLYERSRELTIAEERSRLAHELHDAVSQKLFSLRLTAQAAAALVDRDPARAKGELQQVAALAAEAVDELRAAVVELRPAALDEDGLVATLRTQVQVLDRAQSARVTFESHGVRALPAAQEEALLRVAQEALHNALRHSGGHHVTVTLTRRGAATVLRIADDGQGFDPTAVRQAGRHLGLVSMSHRAHSVGGTLSVESAPGQGATIEMEVPGG, encoded by the coding sequence ATGAGCCAACTCCGACCGTCGGGCCTCGCCGCCGTGAGCGCCGCGCTGCTCGCGATGAGCCGGCAGCTGGACATGCGTGACGTCCTCAAGACGATCGTCGCCTCGGCCCGGGAGCTGCTCGACGCCGAATACGCCGCACTGGGCGTCCCCGACGACCACGGGGGTTTCGCCCAGTTCGTCGTCGACGGCGTGAGCGACGAACAGTGGAAGGCGATCGGCCCGCTGCCCCGGCAGCACGGCATCCTCGCCGCGATGCTCCACGAGGCCAAGCCCGAGCGGCTCGCCGACGTCCGCGAGGACCCCCGCTTCGGCGGCTGGCCCGACGCCCACCCGGACATGTCGGACTTCCTCGGCCTGCCCATCCAGGACGGCGACGAGATCATCGGCGCGCTCTACCTCGCCAACAAGAGGTGCGCCAAACCCGAAGGAAGCTGCGGCTTCACCGCCGAGGACGAGGAACTCCTCTCGATCCTCGCCCAGCACGCCGCCATCGCCCTCGTCAACGCCCGTCTCTACGAGCGCAGCCGCGAACTCACCATCGCCGAGGAGCGCTCGCGCCTCGCCCACGAACTGCACGACGCCGTCAGCCAGAAACTCTTCTCCCTGCGGCTGACCGCCCAGGCCGCCGCCGCCCTGGTCGACCGCGACCCGGCACGCGCCAAGGGGGAACTCCAGCAGGTCGCCGCCCTCGCCGCCGAAGCCGTGGACGAACTCCGCGCCGCCGTCGTCGAACTCCGCCCCGCAGCCCTCGACGAGGACGGGCTCGTCGCCACCCTCCGTACCCAGGTCCAGGTGCTCGACCGGGCCCAGAGCGCACGGGTCACCTTCGAGAGCCACGGCGTCCGCGCCCTGCCCGCCGCCCAGGAGGAGGCGCTGCTCCGGGTCGCACAGGAGGCCCTGCACAACGCGCTGCGCCACTCCGGCGGCCATCACGTCACCGTCACCCTGACCCGGCGCGGCGCGGCCACCGTGCTGCGGATCGCCGACGACGGCCAGGGCTTCGACCCCACGGCGGTCCGCCAGGCGGGCCGGCACCTCGGTCTCGTCTCGATGAGCCACCGCGCGCACAGCGTCGGCGGCACCCTCAGCGTGGAATCGGCGCCCGGACAGGGCGCCACGATCGAGATGGAGGTCCCCGGTGGCTGA
- a CDS encoding response regulator transcription factor, whose translation MADKTIRVLLVDDHQVVRRGLRTFLEIQDDIEVVGEASDGAEGIAQAEALRPDVVLMDIKMPGTDGIEALRKLRELANPARVLVVTSFTEQRTVVPALRAGASGYVYKDVDPDALAGAIRSVHAGHVLLQPEVAGALLAQEDTGGGTGRGTTLTEREREVLNLIADGRSNREIARALVLSEKTVKTHVSNILMKLDLADRTQAALWAVRHGMAG comes from the coding sequence GTGGCTGACAAGACCATCCGCGTGCTGCTGGTCGACGACCACCAGGTCGTACGGCGCGGGCTGCGCACCTTCCTGGAGATCCAGGACGACATAGAGGTCGTCGGAGAGGCGTCCGACGGAGCGGAGGGCATCGCCCAGGCCGAGGCGCTCCGCCCCGACGTGGTGCTGATGGACATCAAGATGCCCGGCACCGACGGCATCGAGGCGCTGCGCAAGCTCCGCGAGCTGGCCAACCCGGCGCGGGTCCTCGTCGTCACCAGCTTCACCGAGCAGCGCACGGTGGTCCCCGCCCTGCGTGCCGGAGCCTCCGGCTACGTCTACAAGGACGTCGACCCCGACGCACTGGCCGGCGCCATCCGCTCCGTCCACGCGGGCCACGTCCTGCTCCAGCCCGAAGTGGCCGGCGCACTCCTCGCCCAGGAGGACACCGGCGGCGGCACCGGCCGGGGCACCACCCTCACCGAGCGCGAGCGCGAGGTGCTCAACCTCATCGCGGACGGCCGGTCCAACCGCGAGATCGCCCGCGCGCTGGTCCTGTCCGAGAAGACCGTCAAGACCCACGTCTCGAACATCCTGATGAAGCTGGACCTCGCCGACCGCACCCAGGCCGCCCTGTGGGCCGTACGCCACGGCATGGCGGGCTGA